The genomic stretch ATTATATGattagaatatttatattttttgaaatcacAAGAAAATCCAATTAAAAAATTCTTCAATACTAATGTAGCAATTATGTAAAAGTGTTATTAATAAATGCGATTCTCCAAAGAATGGTATACTTACTGCTCTGGACCAAAGTAATATTCATATGTTATAGCGAAGTTTTTGCTCAATATGCGCATTTCGTTAATTAATTTCGGTGATGACggaggccaaaatatttaaaattccaaAACCTTAAACAAACATGAATGAGCTGATCAAAACAACTTagtatttatcgctattttgtgcatttttcctttgatctttttttttgtgataattgttttcatatcatgctactcgcttgagatagACAATTATCGCTAGAAACAAAGGAGGCAcatggcgttgctaatgaaattgatttgaaactgaCAACTTCGTCATAggtaaacagattatcattggtcatctcaactcgattgtttTTCTCTCTTTCGCCGTACCGTAAGCGAGGAAAaccaatcttgttgagatgatcaacgataatctataaatataggTAAATCCAGACAAGATCAAAGCTTTGTACGAGAGCGATATATTACAAAATAAGAACAGACAATGGGcatttaaaacaatatatcatTTGTCTCAATATTAACCCATCGCATTCCATTACTCAGAGGTTGTCGTTCTTGAAAAATATCTCGCAATTCAACGTATTATAATGTGATTATCTAATTATGGTTCATATAAAGTCTTAGTTGACCGCTAGATGCCTTTTAgttgttttgtgtgtgtgtgtgcgtgGCATTGATCTCGTGTCAAAATAGATCATTGATGTACCGTTATTTCTCCACAAACGACTTTGTCTTCTAGTTTATCATTTAATGCACTTACTGTTTTCGTTTCCCGGATGTTTGACCGCTGTCCAGTTTCTCGTTGTGAAGGATTGTAACTTTAAACCTAATGCAGAAACATTTGATCCTTGGCAAAACGGTAGTCTCATTTCAGTGTCTGAACGTTGATAAAAATTAATGAGCATATTTTTATGTTCCtcctgaataaataaaaaaaaacaaatattgattgttgtttgctttacctCCAActgcaaacatttcatgcatgtttaagACAATTCTAAATGAAATATTGTATGTAGGTCCTTAAATAGGGTTCGACTAGGATGAAGGGCTAGAAATTAGGACTACCTTTGGAAAACGATAAGATTCTGGATAGGGACAGTAATGTAGCTTTGAAAAAGGCCACGTGCGGATCCCGGAaagagtaaataaaaaaataacaaggatttcagaTTTTCTAAGATTTTTAAAGTATATgaaagaaaattatgaaaataaaagtagGGGTTGGTGGGCACTTTTCTTATTGACACTTAATGTAGTACTTCATGGATAAAACTAGACAAttccgaatatctgacaaaaagtcGAAACAAGACTATCGAACAGCCTCAGATATCGACGAATGCTGTGAGTATCTATGTAGTTTTCTATGTGTTCATCTTTCTCATGCAGATTGATGTCGTAAAATTGAGAAATAATAACTCTATTTTGAAGAATCTTACAACGAAATGTCATAAAAGAcaattataaataacaaaaacataacaaGTGCAAAGAGTGAAACTATCGATACAAAAGAgaccaaccccccccccccccacccccccccccccctccaattTTAATGGTGATCGTGTTGCTAAATCTTTCATCTTTCTATCgaatatttgttgtgttttgtgtactgttgtttgtcttttcgttgtttttcgttttttgcaatgtcattttcagtttgttttcgattgatgagtttgtatatccctttggtatatttcgcccgTCTTTTATATGCATTATGAAAGGTGATATCTTTGAACAGTGTCTACCGGGTACCCGTGGCATGTCAGGAGCCTACACGactttatggtttacttttacaaattgtggctTGTATAGAGACTAAGAGAGTTGCCTCAtgggcactcacaccacatcttctttaacCTATGAGATACAAGGTTATTTTATAAGAGCCTAATCTACTATGATTATATCACCTTAGATATAAATCCATCTTGAAACATTTTCTTTTGAACTTCTGACAGTTGCTTGTGAAACTCTAATGAACCATATTCTCCTTTGTCATCCTTTACCAAACCGAGAAGATACATTATTCCACCTGAAAACTAGCAAGAGTactttaaatagatataggaagatgtggtatgagtgccaatgagacgactctccatccaagtcgccatttaacaaaaataaaaccttctgggtcaaggtacggtcttcaacacggagcctttgctcaccccgaacagcaaactataaagggccccaaaaatattactagtataaaaacattcgggaaaaccaaaggtaaaatctatattaaaaaagagaaacgaaaaacacttatgaaccagtACGAATACGTGGTTGCGTAGTGGTCATCTCATAATGGTAGGTAACAGCTTTAATATAGAAAGTAGTATGCAAAATATTGTACTAAAGAAGTTGCATTATTTTACCTCAGGCAAGGCATTCACTTAAAACCCCCTGACCTGTATATTTTGCATATTCAATCAACTGTTTTGGAGTTCAACTGGTATCTTTTgctaatttgtttttaaagaaacaaCGAATGTTTCGTTACTGTAACGGTAGTTATATACATGCCTTATTTGATATAATTTCTAATACTCAAGGACCTAACCGCGAGTTTACTAAAAATACAAAGTGTGAAACATACCACGTTTTAATTCTTTTCCTCGTTGGAGTAAGAATGTTTCCCAGTCCTTCTCGGCTTGTTGAGCAAATTCTTTCTGTTCGCTCTCGTTAGCATCATGTACAAACATTCCATTTTCTATATTGCAAGGTCTGTTCAGAAGAAGCAAAATATTagttttgtgttctgttttttttttaatttggaatttacaaaaaaaaataacttcgCATGTTAGCTTTCTTAAAAGCTTTTGGATGCTTCTCTGATTCACAATTGTAAGTTAAATATGGCTTTTTTAGTATGTGAAAATGTTTATTAATCTCCTTAGTGCAAACACACATTAGTGTTGTATTTTAAGCCCGTCTTTATTTTTGATGCAATATTTATTTGCATATTGATATCCTCATGCGTGTTTTCCTACACAGCCTCCTAAACATCACATATCATTCGAACAACAATTCTAACCTTTCTAATGTACAATTCGGGGTACCATGGTCTTGgcgtatctatttttttttttctatatcattTCGTTGTATAACATGGAATACATCTATTCTCATTCTGACAGAATTCTTAAAGATTGTTGGCagtaatatgcatttttttatggTGCATATGCATATCAAGTCAAATAAGCACTCAGGTAATTGTTCATCTCAGGCCCTCCTTTTTATATGACTAGAATTGTGTCCGTATTTAATATAGTTACTCCTGTATGGTCATGTTCTCAATTCTTCATCTCATTCTAGCCAATAGAATCTTTCGGACACCATGAGGCAACCAATAACTGATATTTGTTGTGTATTGATATCAGGATGGCGAGAATATTGTTTAACACTAATGGCTTCAAACCACCATGATGGAAAGCAATAAAGTGGAAATTTTATAAACAGAAGTAGATACATTTATTATAGTTAATCACAAAGATCAAGCATGTTGTTTAAATGAACAGATAAGATACGGCTTACCTTTCTGACAACCAATGGTATCCAAAAGttgaaaatatcaaatgtataaaatttgaCGGTAAACATTGTTTATACATATCCTTGGAACACACAGCTTGGTACATATTATGTTGATTATGCTTGCCtggaaagtgaaaaaaatatctattaaCTTGAAATAGTAATTTGCATCTGTTTCAATTGTGACTTTGTTCTTGCACTTCTGTAACTGATGCAATGAGAGTTGGTTTATGATATGCCAATGTTTTGTTGAAATTCACCATGACAATATAAGTTCAGATAATATTGTTTTCTATCACAATGGTATGTTCTCAATAGGAATacaaacatttgtaaaaaatcaCGATAAAAGCAAACTTAAAAAGTAATCTGAAGGATCATGGATGTATTTATATGCTGGAAAAACAATCAAATGACATGGGACAGccgaagaataatatagccttcaaagatggttgaTACGAGCATCAGGAATGTGTTTTGCATGTTCTAAATGTCATTTTTCTTTTTGGCAGACCGTGTTTTACATCCGTACGGCCCATATGTCTAGAAATAAGTGTTTTCCAACATTTGACCCTCGAACTTTTCAATACAATCTATGCAAAAAAAAATCGAATGCATATGATAGATAAATATCAATGGTTGCAGAAAATGTATCACTCTAATGGATTGAAATTCTTGTTTGTACCAACATTTGGGACTTTTGTGACATTTTCACCCCTTCCCCCTCTCCCTTCCCCTCCCCcacttttgcaatattttttatcaaataaatgcagattgctGCCATTATATTTCACCGTTTTACTATTAGAGATCAATCTATGTTTCATCGATCACTTTTCTgtgtaagagttatcttcccgaacactgtttttcttgttatatcTCATTCGCATTCATTTAAATAGTATACAATGTGCAGTAACAAAAATAGTAAAGGTACTAGTAACTATATATAGTTAACACTTCTAAACAGAACCACTTAAGCAGAAATCTTTACAAGTATAACCAATGTCACTAAGTCAATGATTCAAATGTATAAGTAACAGTTTAAATGTCAACAATCAGCAAAAATATTGATTGAGTTTGTCCAACAAGTAGAGCGATCCGAAGTAGTAGCCTTTGCTTTAAGCCTTCTGTAATTTAATTCGTAGTTTTAAACACCAGATCATATTTCTTTGGCGGGTTTTAAGTATATACAAGTATTACATTCGGCACTTTTGCATTATTGTTCTCGGTAAACTTTTCATCATTTAATCCCACAAAAGTATTGACAATTCGATATCAAGTTATCTGTGATTCAGTGATAAAGTCAGATTAAATTAAAGATGAGGTAGGATAGCCAATAAGACAACCCTCtaccaaagaccaaatgacatagaggTATCAACAACAGGTCACCGTGCTGCCTTCAACACTGAGCTTTATACTTTAAGCACTTTTCGATTGTTGCACCTGCATCTGCTCACAATGATTGGTGTACATGGATTTTCGGTATacatatctatataatatatatattttaaattgttaatcaacCAGCTTTCAACAGTGTCCCAATAAACGTCACATAAGATTTTAAAAAGCCACTTTACATTATAAGCCTCTTATGTTCCCCCTGAATAAATGTAGGCCTAATATTAAGTAGCAGATATGACATGAAGATTGCTGACAATAGTTTCACATGtcgaaaatatttatattatgttttactacaaatgtactaTACACTGTTACGgattacacatatatatatatatatatatatatatatatataactcgtctaaacatcaacccaacaatgttagatctgtaaatttgctttcgcaaatgtttggttctgccctcgccgggattcgaacccatgctactgtgatatcgtgacaccaaatcgcctgcactatagccgtcccgctagaccacacgaccacctgggctctcaaaaaaagagctttcgctggccgtgtgttacctttcctcgtcagttttaatctagcggcgtactacagtacatgatatataaggcatgaagatgttattgttacagatcagctaaattatctatagtaaaggatcctacaaattaatgtaatatacagtcacagaaaataattatatttataagtacgtctgagtcagtgacaactctacaacagatgtatccatcggatcgccatcaatgatggtgatacatggctgtgtacataatgtatatacaactcgtctaaacatcaacccaacaatgttagatctgtaaatttgctttcgcaaatgtttggttctgccctcgccgggattcgaacccatgctactgtgatatcgtgacaccaaatcgcctgtactgtagccgtcccgctagaccacacaaccacctgggctctcaaaaaaagagctttcgctggccgtgtgttacctttcctcgtcagttttaatctagcggcgtactacagtaatatatatacaactcgtctaaacatcaacccaacaatgttagatctgtaaatttgctttcgcaaatttttggttcttttctcgccgggattcgaacccatactactgtgatatcgtgacaccaaatcgcctgcactgcagccgtcccgctagaccacacgaccacctgggctctcaaaaaaagagctttcgctggccgtgtgttacctttcctcgtcagttttaatctagcggcgtactgcagtacatgatatataaggcatgaagatgttattgttacagatcagctaaattatatatagtaaaggatcctacaaattaatgtaatatacagtcacagaaaataattatatttataagtacgtctgagtcagtgacaactctacaacagatgtatccatcggatatatatatatatatatatatgtatgactgtataaaaaaaatgaagacaaggaatatgttacacagcaacaaacgacaaccactgaattgctaGCACCTGATTTAGGAAAGAAACATGCATAATTAtactgaaaataaatattgtgGTTTTTCCCTTCACCTTAtggtgttaaattttgaaaaaatacttatgtttgattgatagcgtcgaaaaacaaaaaaatcatagaGTTAAACCCAATACCCCTCTTTTTGAAGCTCAAGGATTGTTCAATATCTTTATTATAATCAAACGGATGTAGGGTAGACTCCACGAAGAGTAATGCCacactctttgcacgttaagagtCCTTGCAACAACTCCGTAGGTGATATGTTACAAGGCTAAATTTCTGTACCTATCCAATTTACCCTCATATCtcgtggcagtctaaatttctgCGACCTTGATACCGGACGCCTCTCTTCCAGAACCTACATATTGTATTAATTGGTAAATTATGTTCGTCCTATATATGCATAAATTATTTGCATTTGGACGTTAGGCAAccaacaaattataaaaagtaaaagaaaagcATACAATgtaatatgtgtaaatattaacAGCGACAGATTTTATGAATTTAAGTCAACGGTAACTGATCATAATTTATatccatttttttcttattcgTTAAAAAAAGACAGTATTCAACCATATTTTGTCCACAATGCTCTTTAACTACGTtcgatatttaacattttaaacctttttgattcgagcatcaaTAGTGAATATTTTGTAGACTAAGCGCGAGTTTGTCGATCAAAATTTAAAGCCTAGAATATTTGATGAGTTTCTTTACAGTGCCGATAACGAATATACTAAAAAGTATAAACGAGTGAACTATAAATGTATCTAAATTTACGGGTTCTACAAACAAAATCACCGTATAATGAGTTTGTATTATCCATTTTGTAATAACATTTTCCGGAGTAGTATATATTGTGTGGCAGCAGCAAATATTTTTGCCACGTTGACAAAAATTTGTTCCCGCTAgcaaaattgtataatatatttgttgaataatatcaaaatattggattttaaaatttgtagaaatataaaagactgttttgattttttcacaCGTTGCATTTTGCAGacgtcaagaaaattacataatataactgttgtataatattaaatgaaaattttgttttttcacttataaaagaatgttttgatttattttccatCGCATTTAACATATAGAcaatttaaattgttaatattttggATAAAGAAGTTAAAAGTAAAACTGAAAAAATAGAAGATTAAATGACTTCGCGTTGAGAgaagaaattttataaaacttttaagtttcatttgtaacaaaaaatgaataagaattgaaaatatattaattaaccctaaccctagcgtatattgtaaaaactattattattatttattaaaacaatccATACTCAAACATTAATTAAACCTTATCCATCTACCACTCTTATCCCAACCATATATCACGGAATTAATTACCCCTAATTTATTCCCTAATTAgactattgtttttatttctcatCCGGGTATTTAATTCctcaaaatatttgcaaaatgtcACCCATCAACACCATGTTTATATTCATCATCATTTGTTTCACAATGTCAGCTGTTTCATGCTCGCATGAATTGAGAGATGTATGCACAGTGGAGGGGGATACTCTCCATTGCAGATGGACTGGAGCAGGGCTCTACAACACCAGAATCCGACTAGATGTAAAGAAAGTCGTATTCGAAAGATTTTTTGTTGCCGGACAATTGGACCTTGCAAATAATAGAGACCTGCATTCAATTGAGATCAAACAAGGAAATTCTAAATGCAGCAATGTTTTAGCAGCACCAGAAACAATAACAATTGTTAATGGTATACATTGTGATGTAAGTATATAGGAAATTAGAAAAGAATAACAGAATAATAAGAGCTTTAAAGTAATCACGTAGTATTGTCTCTATATGTAAAGTGACTAGAAACAACCTAAACTATGAGCAGatcttatatattatttattaattttattgtgtaaaacatttcttacattatgtatattttttttttacagaatggaGTCATAGCTTCTACAACAACAACAGCAGCAACAAGAGTAACACCAGGATCCACATTGTCAATCGGCACCACTGATAAACAACTGGTAAGCatttatctgatatttttttaattaaaacgtccgttttgttttctatttttattaggaaatacatgtacatgaacgaGTCAATTTGTATTCTCTATAGTATAGtgcttaaaaacaaattaaaatgtgaaggataagattttttaatatcaacattttcatgaaatacatgattttatttctttatttcagaaGTCAACACCACATGCACAGGAGGAAG from Mytilus edulis chromosome 7, xbMytEdul2.2, whole genome shotgun sequence encodes the following:
- the LOC139529969 gene encoding uncharacterized protein isoform X2, translated to MSPINTMFIFIIICFTMSAVSCSHELRDVCTVEGDTLHCRWTGAGLYNTRIRLDVKKVVFERFFVAGQLDLANNRDLHSIEIKQGNSKCSNVLAAPETITIVNGIHCDNGVIASTTTTAATRVTPGSTLSIGTTDKQLKSTPHAQEEDKGLDNIKIILIMIFEYILIAIYERLQEIINYFFPPRENNRRVAPAQQQPPRILRRSNRISIRPQRLTYD
- the LOC139529968 gene encoding uncharacterized protein codes for the protein MMYSDEQSRYSDVMRVCNQIIISSAEPILKCIETLCNHFEDDVIVIADYCTADGGNSVEILHKMKEKLDEHSRQMFVIFEDHPNNDFSCLFNTINCKHNQHNMYQAVCSKDMYKQCLPSNFIHLIFSTFGYHWLSERPCNIENGMFVHDANESEQKEFAQQAEKDWETFLLQRGKELKRGGIMYLLGLVKDDKGEYGSLEFHKQLSEVQKKMFQDGFISKEEHKNMLINFYQRSDTEMRLPFCQGSNVSALGLKLQSFTTRNWTAVKHPGNENNQEKQMWASCMTSVARVWSHKPMIESFQNHRTMADKMNLMNRFYDNLKTRLLECTFDLDYTIVDLIITKT
- the LOC139529969 gene encoding uncharacterized protein isoform X1, encoding MSPINTMFIFIIICFTMSAVSCSHELRDVCTVEGDTLHCRWTGAGLYNTRIRLDVKKVVFERFFVAGQLDLANNRDLHSIEIKQGNSKCSNVLAAPETITIVNGIHCDNGVIASTTTTAATRVTPGSTLSIGTTDKQLKSTPHAQEEDKGLDNIKIILIMIFASLACVMLLSLMLFCICKKKRTAKTNFRQHQFSFNVDADSLSEIEIADFVNTPKKTV